One segment of Sinorhizobium sp. BG8 DNA contains the following:
- the glgA gene encoding glycogen synthase GlgA, which yields MNVLSVASEVFPLIKTGGLADVAGALPVALAGHGVRVRTLVPGYPAVVQSLTSSEVVAEFPDLFGEEARVLAATHAGLDILVLDAPGFFDRTGGPYTDATGKDFVDNWKRFAALSYVGAEIARGRIAGWKPDIVHAHDWQAAMTPVYMRFTGIANTPSVMTVHNLAFQGQFGPQIFPSLALPPEAFSVDGLEYYGDVGFLKGGLQTAWAITTVSPTYAHEIMMPEFGMGLEGLMNARASELWGIVNGIDTAIWNPELDPHIAGTFSAGSLRRRLVNRKALSDRFGLHDDQGPIFCVVSRLTWQKGIDLIIEVVDWIVSQGGKLAVLGSGDQGLEGALLAAASRHRGRVGIAIGYDEPLSHLMQAGADAILIPSRFEPCGLTQLYGLRYGCIPVVARTGGLADTVIDANQAALTARVATGFQFTPINAEGLRQALRRVFKAYHEPKVWARLQNQGMKSDVSWEHSAERYAHLYSSLLARV from the coding sequence ATGAACGTACTTTCGGTGGCATCCGAAGTCTTCCCGCTGATCAAGACCGGCGGGCTTGCCGATGTCGCAGGAGCGCTTCCGGTGGCGCTGGCGGGGCATGGCGTACGCGTGCGCACGCTCGTTCCCGGCTATCCGGCAGTGGTCCAGAGCCTGACGTCGTCGGAGGTCGTCGCGGAGTTTCCCGACCTCTTCGGCGAGGAGGCGCGCGTTCTCGCCGCCACCCATGCGGGTCTCGACATTCTGGTTCTGGATGCCCCGGGCTTCTTCGACCGCACGGGCGGCCCCTATACCGATGCGACGGGCAAGGACTTCGTCGACAACTGGAAGCGCTTCGCCGCGCTTTCCTATGTCGGCGCCGAAATCGCCCGCGGCCGGATTGCCGGCTGGAAGCCGGACATCGTCCACGCCCACGACTGGCAGGCAGCGATGACGCCGGTCTACATGCGCTTCACCGGGATTGCGAACACGCCTTCCGTGATGACCGTCCACAATCTCGCATTTCAGGGGCAGTTCGGACCGCAGATCTTTCCCAGCCTCGCCTTGCCGCCCGAGGCCTTCAGCGTCGACGGCCTCGAGTACTACGGCGACGTCGGTTTCCTGAAGGGTGGGCTCCAGACCGCCTGGGCGATCACGACGGTAAGTCCCACCTACGCCCATGAAATCATGATGCCGGAATTCGGGATGGGCCTCGAGGGCCTGATGAATGCCCGCGCCTCCGAACTGTGGGGCATCGTCAACGGTATCGACACCGCGATCTGGAACCCCGAACTGGACCCGCACATCGCAGGCACCTTCTCCGCCGGCTCGCTTCGCCGTCGCTTGGTCAATCGCAAGGCGCTTTCGGATCGATTCGGCCTCCATGACGACCAGGGTCCGATCTTCTGCGTCGTCAGCCGGCTCACCTGGCAGAAGGGGATCGACCTCATCATCGAAGTGGTCGACTGGATTGTCTCGCAGGGCGGCAAGCTTGCCGTTCTCGGCTCGGGCGACCAGGGCCTGGAAGGCGCGCTTCTGGCAGCAGCCTCACGTCACCGCGGCCGGGTCGGAATCGCGATCGGCTATGACGAGCCGCTGTCGCACCTGATGCAGGCGGGCGCCGACGCCATCCTCATTCCCTCGCGTTTCGAGCCCTGCGGCCTTACCCAGCTTTACGGTTTGCGCTACGGCTGCATCCCCGTCGTCGCGCGTACCGGCGGTCTTGCGGACACGGTGATCGATGCCAACCAGGCGGCGCTCACCGCGCGAGTGGCGACCGGTTTCCAGTTCACCCCGATCAATGCTGAAGGGTTGCGTCAGGCATTGAGACGGGTATTCAAGGCCTATCACGAGCCCAAGGTCTGGGCACGGCTGCAAAATCAGGGCATGAAGTCCGACGTTTCCTGGGAGCACAGTGCCGAGCGGTACGCGCATCTCTACTCCAGCCTCCTTGCGAGAGTGTAA
- a CDS encoding glycogen/starch/alpha-glucan phosphorylase codes for MTNRVSATDLPTPALRSSNPDQIATELLERLKYRIGKDPKVAKPHDWLTAAILVARDRITDKWMESTRRTYATGAKRVYYMSLEFLIGRLMRDAMTNIGIMDEMRAALTSLGVDIDIIAELEPDAALGNGGLGRLAACFIESMATVDVPAYGYGIRYVHGLFRQQMADGWQVELPETWLAHGNPWEFERRESSYEIGFGGSVETVNIGEDRQRFVWKPAERVIATAYDTPAVGWRAKRVNTLRLWAANPIDPILLDAFNAGDHIGALRESNKAESLTRVLYPADATPAGQELRLRQEFFFSSASLQDILRRHLQQYPDFTSLPDAVAIQLNDTHPAVSVAELVRLLTDVHGMDFDIAWDIARRTFSYTNHTLLPEALESWPVPLFERLLPRHMQIVYAINAKILLVARKEKQYDDPRIRNISLIEESGERRVRMGNLAFVGSHSVNGVSALHTELMKETVFADLHRLYPDRINNKTNGITPRRWLMQCNPGLFGLVREAIGDDFVDNAEALTALDAHAGNAEFQERFAAIKRANKNRLANLVQSRMGVRIDPSAMFDIQIKRIHEYKRQLLNIVEAVALYDQMRSHPELDWVPRVKLFAGKAAPSYHNAKLIIKLANDVARVINNDPSVRGLLKVVFVPNYNVSLAEVMVPAADLSEQISTAGMEASGTGNMKFALNGALTIGTLDGANVEMRDHVGPENIIIFGMTAAEVAKVRADGHNPREIIEASPELSQALAAISSGVFSPDDRNRFTALVDGIYNHDWFMVAADFEAYAKAQREVDALWNDKAAWNSKAILNTARMGWFSSDRTIRQYATEIWRA; via the coding sequence ATGACGAACCGGGTTTCCGCCACCGACCTCCCCACTCCGGCGCTACGCTCGTCGAATCCGGATCAGATCGCCACCGAGCTTCTCGAGCGTCTGAAATACCGTATCGGCAAGGATCCGAAGGTCGCCAAGCCGCATGACTGGCTGACCGCTGCGATCCTGGTGGCGCGCGACCGCATTACCGACAAATGGATGGAATCGACCCGTCGCACCTACGCGACTGGCGCCAAGCGCGTCTATTATATGTCGCTCGAGTTCCTCATCGGCCGCCTGATGCGCGATGCGATGACGAACATCGGCATAATGGACGAGATGCGGGCAGCGCTGACGTCCCTCGGCGTGGACATCGACATAATCGCGGAGCTCGAACCCGATGCGGCGCTCGGCAATGGCGGCCTTGGCCGTCTCGCGGCCTGTTTCATCGAATCGATGGCGACGGTGGACGTGCCGGCCTATGGCTACGGCATCCGCTACGTCCATGGCCTGTTCCGCCAGCAGATGGCCGACGGCTGGCAGGTGGAACTGCCCGAGACCTGGCTGGCCCACGGCAACCCCTGGGAATTCGAACGCCGCGAAAGCTCCTACGAAATCGGCTTCGGCGGCTCGGTCGAGACGGTCAACATCGGCGAGGACAGGCAGCGTTTCGTCTGGAAGCCTGCCGAGCGGGTGATCGCGACAGCCTATGATACGCCGGCCGTCGGCTGGCGTGCGAAGCGCGTCAATACCCTTCGCCTCTGGGCGGCCAATCCCATCGATCCGATATTGCTCGATGCGTTCAATGCCGGCGACCACATCGGGGCGCTGCGCGAAAGCAACAAGGCCGAAAGCCTGACCCGCGTGCTCTATCCGGCCGACGCAACGCCCGCGGGCCAGGAACTGCGGCTGCGTCAGGAGTTCTTCTTCTCCTCGGCGTCGCTGCAGGACATCCTGCGCCGCCATCTGCAGCAGTACCCGGATTTCACCTCCCTCCCGGACGCGGTGGCGATCCAGCTGAACGATACCCACCCGGCGGTTTCCGTTGCCGAGCTCGTGCGCCTGCTGACTGACGTTCACGGCATGGATTTCGACATCGCCTGGGATATCGCTCGCAGGACCTTTTCCTACACCAACCACACCCTGCTGCCGGAAGCGCTGGAAAGCTGGCCTGTACCGCTGTTCGAACGGCTCCTGCCCCGCCACATGCAGATCGTCTATGCGATCAACGCGAAGATCCTGCTCGTCGCACGCAAGGAAAAGCAGTACGACGATCCCCGCATCCGCAACATATCGCTGATCGAGGAAAGCGGAGAGCGGCGCGTGCGCATGGGCAACCTCGCCTTCGTCGGCTCGCATTCCGTCAACGGCGTATCCGCGCTTCACACGGAGCTGATGAAGGAGACCGTCTTTGCCGATCTCCACCGGCTCTACCCGGACCGCATCAACAACAAGACCAACGGGATCACGCCGCGCCGCTGGCTGATGCAGTGCAATCCGGGCCTGTTCGGCCTCGTCCGCGAGGCGATCGGCGATGACTTCGTCGACAATGCCGAAGCGTTGACCGCGCTCGACGCCCATGCCGGCAACGCTGAGTTCCAGGAGCGCTTCGCGGCCATCAAGCGGGCAAACAAGAACCGGCTGGCAAACCTCGTCCAGAGCCGCATGGGCGTGCGCATCGATCCTTCGGCGATGTTCGACATCCAGATCAAGCGCATCCACGAGTACAAGCGCCAGCTTCTCAACATCGTCGAGGCCGTGGCTCTCTACGACCAGATGCGCTCGCATCCCGAGCTCGACTGGGTGCCGAGGGTCAAGCTCTTCGCGGGCAAGGCTGCCCCGAGCTACCACAACGCCAAGCTCATCATAAAGCTCGCGAACGACGTGGCGCGCGTGATCAACAACGATCCGTCCGTGCGCGGCCTTCTGAAGGTGGTGTTCGTCCCGAACTACAACGTCTCGCTCGCCGAGGTGATGGTGCCCGCGGCCGACCTGTCCGAGCAGATCTCCACCGCCGGGATGGAGGCATCGGGCACGGGCAACATGAAGTTCGCCCTGAACGGTGCGCTCACCATCGGCACGCTCGATGGCGCCAACGTCGAGATGCGCGATCACGTCGGCCCCGAGAACATCATCATCTTCGGCATGACCGCGGCGGAAGTCGCCAAGGTCCGCGCGGATGGCCACAACCCGCGGGAAATCATCGAGGCTTCGCCCGAACTGTCGCAGGCGCTCGCCGCGATATCTTCCGGCGTCTTCTCGCCCGACGACCGCAACCGCTTCACCGCACTCGTCGACGGCATCTACAATCACGACTGGTTCATGGTGGCCGCTGATTTCGAGGCCTACGCCAAGGCGCAGCGCGAAGTCGATGCGCTCTGGAATGACAAGGCAGCCTGGAACTCCAAGGCGATCCTCAACACTGCCCGGATGGGCTGGTTCTCTTCCGACCGGACGATTCGTCAGTATGCGACCGAGATCTGGAGAGCCTGA
- the glgB gene encoding 1,4-alpha-glucan branching protein GlgB, producing the protein MKDAQNKGADAASGPLTRSDIDAILGARHPDPFAVLGLHESGGKYDTRCFIPGALSVTAETLAGKEIGVLERLDPAGIFAGSVSVRKQQPIRYRARNDGGEWIVVDPYSFGPVLGPMDDYYIRQGSHLRLFDRMGAHPLNLDGVDGFHFAVWAPNAQRVSVVGEFNSWDGRRHVMRLRRDTGIWEIFLPGVPAGSAYKYEIVGKNGDLLPLKADPFARRSELRPQNASVTAAEIEQEWQDEAHRAFWSSTDARRQPISIYEVHATSWQRRTNGEMLTWDELAEKLIPYCVDMGFTHIEFLPITEYPFDPSWGYQTTGLYSPTARLGEPEGLTRFVNGCHKVGIGVILDWVPAHFPTDEHGLMWFDGTALYEHEDPRQGFHPDWNTAIYNFGRMEVLAYLLNNALYWAEKFHLDGLRVDAVASMLYLDYSRKHGEWVPNEYGGNENLEAVRFLQNMNARVYGSHPGILTIAEESTSWPKVSHPVHEGGLGFGFKWNMGFMHDTLQYLSREPVHRKFHHNDMTFGLLYAFSENFVLPLSHDEVVHGKGSLIAKMAGDDWQKFANLRAYYSFMWGYPGKKLLFMGQEFAQWQEWSESKALDWNLLEYPLHAGMRRLVRDLNGTYRRKPALHARDCEGEGFEWLIADDRDNSVFAWLRKAPGEKMIAVITNFTPVYRENYSVPLPVEGRWKEILNSDAEIYGGSGKGNGGAVQAIKDNKGTVSAAITLPPLATLMLEQDT; encoded by the coding sequence ATGAAGGACGCGCAAAACAAAGGCGCGGACGCTGCGTCAGGGCCCCTGACGCGTTCAGACATTGATGCGATTCTCGGAGCCAGGCACCCCGATCCCTTCGCTGTCCTGGGACTTCACGAAAGCGGCGGGAAATACGATACGCGCTGCTTCATCCCCGGTGCGCTGTCCGTCACGGCGGAGACGCTGGCGGGCAAGGAAATCGGCGTGCTGGAGCGCCTTGACCCCGCCGGCATCTTTGCCGGCAGCGTCTCCGTTCGCAAGCAGCAGCCGATCAGATACCGTGCCCGCAACGACGGCGGCGAATGGATCGTGGTCGATCCATACAGCTTCGGCCCGGTTCTCGGACCGATGGACGACTACTATATCCGGCAGGGTTCGCACCTGCGTCTCTTCGATCGCATGGGTGCCCATCCTCTCAATCTGGATGGGGTCGATGGGTTCCACTTCGCCGTATGGGCCCCCAATGCGCAACGCGTTTCGGTGGTCGGCGAATTCAATTCGTGGGATGGACGCCGCCACGTCATGCGGCTGCGGCGCGATACCGGCATATGGGAGATATTCCTCCCCGGCGTTCCGGCCGGAAGCGCCTACAAGTACGAAATCGTCGGCAAGAATGGCGACCTCCTGCCGCTGAAGGCGGATCCCTTCGCCCGCCGTTCGGAATTGCGTCCCCAGAACGCATCGGTGACCGCGGCCGAAATCGAACAGGAGTGGCAGGACGAGGCCCACCGCGCCTTCTGGTCGTCAACCGACGCGCGCCGGCAGCCGATTTCGATTTATGAGGTCCATGCGACCTCCTGGCAGCGGCGTACCAACGGCGAGATGCTAACCTGGGACGAGCTTGCGGAAAAGCTGATCCCCTACTGCGTCGACATGGGCTTCACCCACATCGAGTTCCTGCCCATCACGGAGTACCCGTTCGATCCCTCCTGGGGCTATCAGACAACGGGCCTCTACTCGCCGACCGCCCGTCTCGGGGAGCCGGAGGGACTGACGCGTTTCGTCAACGGCTGCCATAAGGTGGGCATCGGCGTCATTCTCGATTGGGTGCCGGCGCATTTTCCGACGGACGAGCATGGCCTCATGTGGTTCGACGGCACGGCGCTTTACGAGCACGAGGACCCGCGCCAGGGCTTCCACCCCGACTGGAACACGGCCATCTACAACTTCGGCCGCATGGAGGTCCTTGCCTACCTGTTGAACAACGCCCTCTACTGGGCGGAGAAGTTTCATCTCGACGGGCTGCGCGTCGATGCCGTCGCGTCCATGCTCTACCTCGACTATTCGCGCAAGCATGGCGAATGGGTACCGAACGAATACGGCGGCAACGAAAATCTGGAGGCGGTGCGTTTTCTCCAGAACATGAACGCCCGTGTCTATGGCAGCCATCCCGGCATTCTGACCATCGCGGAGGAATCGACCTCCTGGCCGAAGGTCTCGCACCCTGTCCACGAGGGCGGCCTCGGCTTCGGCTTCAAGTGGAACATGGGGTTCATGCACGACACGCTGCAGTATCTGTCGCGTGAGCCGGTGCATCGCAAGTTCCACCACAACGACATGACCTTCGGATTGCTCTACGCATTCTCCGAGAATTTCGTGTTGCCCCTTTCGCACGACGAGGTGGTTCACGGGAAAGGGTCGCTGATCGCCAAGATGGCTGGTGACGACTGGCAGAAGTTCGCGAACCTCAGGGCCTATTACTCCTTCATGTGGGGATATCCCGGCAAGAAGCTGCTGTTCATGGGACAGGAATTCGCTCAGTGGCAGGAATGGAGCGAAAGCAAGGCCCTCGACTGGAACCTGCTGGAGTATCCGCTTCACGCCGGAATGCGCCGGCTGGTCAGGGACCTGAACGGAACATATCGCCGCAAGCCTGCCCTCCATGCCCGCGACTGCGAGGGTGAAGGGTTCGAATGGCTGATCGCCGACGACCGCGACAACTCGGTCTTCGCCTGGCTGCGCAAGGCGCCGGGCGAGAAGATGATCGCCGTGATCACCAACTTCACGCCCGTCTACCGGGAGAACTATTCCGTGCCCCTGCCTGTCGAAGGCAGATGGAAGGAAATCCTGAACAGCGATGCCGAGATCTACGGAGGAAGCGGGAAGGGCAACGGAGGCGCCGTTCAGGCGATAAAAGACAATAAGGGAACAGTGTCGGCCGCAATCACTTTGCCACCCCTGGCAACATTGATGCTGGAACAGGACACGTAG
- a CDS encoding vWA domain-containing protein: protein MIRTKANLQDATDAAALAAAAAMTKQGFTAEAAKLLAMNFLKTQMGSTNSVDGEDEAKGDGGSDIDSNSSVTVTETALEGGGKSYKVEVSAKYDFIFNPLTQLFGQESTTLNAESTAESGTESKNALSMYFVLDRSGSMAEDTSTKTTYTCYDKKGNAKTCTGYLTKMESLKLATADLLTQMKTADPTETYVRTAAISYNSAAQTPTAFAWGTSGVLSYVNALTASGNTDSSTPFKTAYQTLATTAEDTAHKNKANNGQVPTKYIVFMTDGDNTSYNGSSSGSAGTSADTETKKWCDKARTDKMEVYTIAFMAPTRGQTLLKYCATTTSHYFAAESATDLIAAFKYIGQQSSAVVARLTK, encoded by the coding sequence ATGATCCGGACCAAGGCCAACCTCCAGGACGCAACGGACGCTGCCGCACTTGCAGCCGCCGCCGCGATGACCAAGCAGGGCTTCACCGCGGAAGCGGCAAAGCTCCTGGCGATGAACTTCCTAAAGACGCAGATGGGTAGCACCAACAGCGTCGACGGGGAGGACGAGGCAAAAGGTGACGGCGGCAGCGACATCGACTCCAACTCGTCCGTCACCGTTACCGAAACCGCCCTTGAAGGCGGCGGCAAATCCTACAAGGTCGAGGTCAGCGCCAAGTACGACTTCATTTTCAATCCGTTGACCCAGCTCTTCGGCCAGGAGTCGACGACGCTGAACGCCGAAAGCACGGCCGAAAGCGGCACCGAATCGAAGAACGCGCTTTCGATGTACTTCGTGCTCGACCGTTCCGGCTCCATGGCTGAGGATACGTCCACGAAGACGACCTACACCTGCTACGACAAGAAGGGCAACGCGAAGACCTGCACGGGCTATCTGACCAAGATGGAATCCCTGAAGCTGGCGACCGCCGACCTTCTCACGCAGATGAAGACGGCAGACCCGACGGAGACCTACGTTCGCACGGCGGCGATCTCCTACAACTCCGCCGCCCAGACACCCACGGCCTTCGCCTGGGGCACGTCCGGCGTGCTGTCCTACGTGAATGCGCTTACCGCATCCGGCAATACGGACTCCTCGACCCCGTTCAAGACGGCCTACCAGACGCTCGCGACAACGGCTGAGGATACCGCGCACAAGAACAAGGCGAACAACGGCCAGGTGCCGACGAAGTACATCGTCTTCATGACGGACGGTGACAACACGTCGTACAACGGCAGCTCCAGCGGCAGTGCCGGGACCTCGGCCGACACCGAAACCAAGAAGTGGTGCGACAAGGCCAGGACCGACAAGATGGAGGTCTACACGATCGCCTTCATGGCACCGACCCGCGGCCAGACCCTTCTGAAGTATTGCGCCACCACCACGAGCCACTACTTCGCGGCGGAAAGCGCGACCGACCTGATCGCCGCCTTCAAATATATCGGCCAGCAGAGCTCCGCAGTCGTCGCCCGCCTGACGAAATAG
- the glgC gene encoding glucose-1-phosphate adenylyltransferase, which translates to MDQKRIQPLARDAMAYVLAGGRGSRLKELTDRRAKPAVYFGGKARIIDFALSNALNSGIRRIGVATQYKAHSLIRHLQRGWNFFRPERNESFDILPASQRVSETQWYEGTADAVYQNADIIEDYGVEYMVILAGDHIYKMDYELMLQQHVDSGAHVTIGCLEVPRMEATGFGVMHVDEKDEIIAFVEKPADPPGIPGNPEMALASMGIYVFHTKFLMELLRRDAADPNSSRDFGKDIIPYIVENGKAVAHRFAASCVRSDFEREAYWRDVGTVDAYWQANIDLTDITPELDIYDGTWPIWTFAEIRPPAKFVHDDDNRRGSAISSLVSGDCIISGSSLHRSLLFTGVRANSYSRLEGAVVLPDVKIGRHAQLRNVVIDRGVIIPEGLIVGEDPDFDAKRFRRSSGGICLITQAMIDKLDL; encoded by the coding sequence ATGGATCAAAAGCGAATTCAACCCCTCGCCCGTGACGCCATGGCCTACGTGCTCGCAGGCGGGCGCGGCAGCCGTTTGAAGGAACTCACGGACCGCCGGGCAAAGCCGGCCGTCTATTTCGGCGGCAAGGCGCGCATCATAGACTTTGCGCTTTCCAACGCCCTGAACTCCGGCATCAGGCGCATCGGGGTCGCCACGCAGTACAAGGCGCATTCGCTGATCAGGCACCTGCAGCGGGGCTGGAACTTCTTCCGCCCGGAGCGCAACGAAAGCTTCGACATCCTCCCGGCCAGCCAGCGCGTCTCCGAGACGCAATGGTATGAAGGCACGGCCGATGCGGTCTACCAGAACGCGGATATCATCGAGGACTACGGCGTCGAGTACATGGTGATTCTCGCCGGGGACCACATCTACAAGATGGACTACGAATTGATGCTGCAGCAGCACGTCGATTCGGGCGCCCACGTGACGATCGGCTGCCTGGAAGTGCCGCGCATGGAAGCGACCGGCTTCGGCGTCATGCACGTCGACGAGAAGGACGAGATCATCGCCTTCGTCGAGAAGCCTGCCGATCCTCCCGGCATACCCGGCAATCCGGAAATGGCACTGGCGTCGATGGGGATCTACGTCTTCCATACGAAATTCCTGATGGAACTGCTGCGGCGCGACGCGGCCGACCCCAACTCCAGCCGGGATTTCGGCAAGGACATCATCCCCTACATCGTCGAGAACGGCAAAGCGGTGGCACATCGGTTCGCCGCCTCCTGCGTGCGCTCCGACTTCGAGCGCGAGGCCTACTGGCGGGATGTCGGAACGGTGGACGCCTACTGGCAGGCGAACATCGACCTCACCGACATTACGCCCGAGCTGGACATCTACGACGGCACCTGGCCGATATGGACGTTTGCGGAAATCAGGCCGCCGGCCAAGTTCGTCCACGACGACGACAACCGGCGCGGCTCCGCGATCTCGTCGCTCGTCTCGGGCGATTGCATCATCTCGGGCTCCTCGCTTCATCGCAGCCTGCTCTTCACCGGCGTGAGGGCAAACTCCTATTCGCGTCTCGAGGGAGCGGTGGTCCTGCCCGACGTCAAGATCGGTCGCCATGCGCAGCTGAGGAACGTCGTCATCGACCGCGGCGTGATCATTCCGGAAGGGCTGATCGTCGGCGAGGATCCGGACTTCGACGCAAAGCGATTCCGTCGGTCGAGCGGCGGCATCTGCCTGATTACCCAGGCCATGATCGACAAGCTCGATCTCTAA
- a CDS encoding transglutaminase family protein: MLYDVTLRIEYVYDTPVSGGRHMVRVLPLSIGGRQRLVAGSIDVMPRPIERTNVTDFFDNPAMSILFRSVHDRLDIKMQARVHVDGQDPTPDFSPQLDGLPDDIVSYWSLDAGSPHHYVGPSPRLPHCPEIAEYASRFVTPDMTVREIAKAICAGIHKDFTYDAKATTVDTTPRESFKLKRGVCQDFTHVMIVALRSLGIPAGYVSGFLRTIPPPGKERLEGADAMHAWVRFWGGRINGWMELDPTNNIPAGTDHIVVGYGRDYSDVAPVIGILKGYGRHKTDQAVDVVPVHQFA; this comes from the coding sequence ATGCTTTACGATGTCACCCTCCGGATCGAATACGTCTATGACACGCCGGTTTCCGGCGGACGCCACATGGTGCGCGTTCTCCCGCTCTCGATCGGCGGTCGCCAGAGGCTCGTTGCAGGATCGATCGACGTCATGCCGCGGCCGATCGAACGCACCAACGTGACGGACTTCTTCGACAATCCCGCCATGTCGATCCTCTTCCGCAGCGTACATGACCGGCTCGACATCAAGATGCAGGCGCGCGTCCACGTCGACGGCCAGGATCCGACACCCGACTTCTCGCCGCAGCTTGATGGCCTTCCCGACGACATCGTGAGCTACTGGTCGCTCGACGCCGGTTCTCCCCACCACTATGTCGGCCCAAGTCCTCGCCTTCCCCACTGCCCCGAGATTGCCGAGTATGCGAGCCGGTTCGTCACCCCGGACATGACGGTGCGTGAAATCGCAAAGGCCATCTGCGCCGGCATCCACAAGGACTTCACCTACGATGCGAAGGCCACCACCGTGGACACGACGCCGCGCGAATCCTTCAAGCTGAAGCGTGGCGTCTGCCAGGACTTCACCCATGTCATGATCGTCGCGTTGCGCAGTCTCGGCATCCCGGCCGGATATGTCAGCGGTTTCCTGCGCACGATCCCGCCACCCGGCAAGGAACGGCTGGAAGGAGCCGACGCGATGCACGCATGGGTGCGTTTCTGGGGCGGGCGGATCAACGGCTGGATGGAGCTCGATCCCACCAACAACATTCCCGCCGGAACGGACCACATCGTGGTCGGCTACGGCCGCGACTATTCCGACGTGGCGCCGGTGATCGGCATCCTGAAGGGATACGGCCGCCACAAAACGGATCAGGCCGTGGACGTCGTACCCGTTCATCAGTTCGCGTGA